The genomic interval TACAGTGAAATCGAGCTGAGGATACTTAACGCTACATATCAAATAGAAAACGCCAACAATGCGCTATCAAAGGTAAACAAGGCTACGGTAGCCGAAAACCATGTCAGCATAATCGACTCCTCTCAAGAGAGGCTCTGGAAAAGCCTAAACTCTCTTAGAAACGCCACTCTCCTAATGGAAACAGCACGAAAATACGGAAGCTTGCTGAAAATCTTGTGTAGTGGGAATTCTCCTGGCACAGATAACCTATTGAGCAACTTGCTCAATGATGCAAGTAAGGTAAAGGCTACGGGACCTTTGGCCCCCGACATTATGAATGCTAGGAACGCGATTATAGGACTCGTTGCCAGAAACCCAGCCGGCCAAGAGAGGCAAATTAGTTCAGGTCAGAGTTCATCTGGAGATCAGGGTGGTGGCGCAGGCTATGTTCCCCCAAGCTCTGACGACTAGCATTGGATTCGAAGAGCCCCAAATGCTATTACTAATACCCGCTTCGACAATTGTCCTGCTTTTTCTCTATGTACGTGGCAGAAAAAAGTCCCAGACATTGGCTAGGCGTCTCGGCAAAGCTGGTGGTTCAAGGTGGCCACTCCTATTTGTCTTTGCAAAGTTTGCCACGGCAGTCTTAATATGTGTAGCAGCCGCACAGCCATATGTTTTGACCTATACATATGTGACTGTTACGCCCGAGAACGTCCTATACATAAATGCTACCTCGACGAGACTAGTCCTCTTTCTGGACATATCTGCAAGCATGGGAAACACGGATACTTATCCCTCGAGAATCAGTAACGCTGTTGAACTCGTGGAGAAGATAATTGTCACTGCTACGAGCCGGGGCGACTACGTGGACGTCTATGTCTTCAGCGACAAAGTCGAGCCGCTCTGCATATCCCTAAACAGCTCTACAGTGGATGCGTGCATGGCCAAGATAAGGGGTATCAATCTCAAGAAATACTCTGCTATAGGAGACGCCTTTATCTATGGATACATGTATGCTAGAGCTTCCCGTATGCCAGCGGCTATCCTAGTAATAACGGATGGCGCATACAATTATGGCTCATCTCCTTTAGAAGCTCTCCAGAGCATAAAGTCTTCTCGGGTCCCCGTCGCCCTTATCCTGGTCGGCAACGATCCACGTGCCACTGATTTGGAGCAATACTGCAGAGAGAACGGGATACCTACCTACAGGGTCTCTATGGGCTCTGGGGAAGAGGAAGCGTTAAGGTATGTAT from Thermofilum adornatum carries:
- a CDS encoding vWA domain-containing protein — its product is MFPQALTTSIGFEEPQMLLLIPASTIVLLFLYVRGRKKSQTLARRLGKAGGSRWPLLFVFAKFATAVLICVAAAQPYVLTYTYVTVTPENVLYINATSTRLVLFLDISASMGNTDTYPSRISNAVELVEKIIVTATSRGDYVDVYVFSDKVEPLCISLNSSTVDACMAKIRGINLKKYSAIGDAFIYGYMYARASRMPAAILVITDGAYNYGSSPLEALQSIKSSRVPVALILVGNDPRATDLEQYCRENGIPTYRVSMGSGEEEALRYVSERLYSELKFEALAVSGQTKFQVPVKDYTVQLYLLALLVPIFILSLAEGL